A region from the Bradyrhizobium erythrophlei genome encodes:
- a CDS encoding MFS transporter, with protein MAGLKAIVLWFPRDRVAFVNGCMIMLGSFGAITATAPTDWLLNWIGWRSLFEVLTIATLVVAGLIYFAVPKSDGGSKNSVSSGKPLTLRCIFSDPRFLRIAPLSATCIGSSWAMHSLWAASWLADVEGFDRQGVINQLFTMAIGISLGALLMGTLADRLRKRGIATEALLAVFGALFMLAELALVLRVPLPCILPWSVVSVVGAATVLSYAIIADYFPIEIAARANGALNLLHFGWAFTVQYGIGLIVNLWASQDGHYPMIAYQAAFGLNLTIQAAALIWFALPWLRNFVPVARSDVQVSFASATAEGSILEPSHVVDW; from the coding sequence ATGGCTGGGCTTAAGGCAATTGTCCTCTGGTTTCCCAGAGATCGAGTAGCATTCGTCAACGGCTGCATGATCATGTTGGGCTCGTTCGGCGCCATCACGGCCACCGCGCCGACCGATTGGCTGCTGAATTGGATCGGCTGGCGGAGCCTGTTCGAAGTTCTGACGATCGCGACGCTTGTGGTTGCCGGGCTCATTTATTTTGCTGTGCCGAAGTCCGACGGGGGTTCCAAGAACTCCGTCTCTTCTGGCAAACCGCTTACTTTGCGTTGCATCTTTTCGGATCCGCGCTTCCTGAGAATTGCGCCTCTGTCTGCAACTTGCATCGGATCGTCCTGGGCAATGCATTCATTGTGGGCCGCATCCTGGCTCGCTGACGTCGAAGGATTCGACCGGCAAGGCGTGATCAATCAGCTCTTCACGATGGCGATTGGAATCAGCCTTGGCGCATTGCTGATGGGGACGCTGGCGGATCGTCTGCGCAAACGTGGCATAGCGACCGAAGCTCTATTGGCAGTGTTCGGGGCGCTATTCATGCTGGCCGAACTCGCGCTAGTTCTGCGCGTGCCGCTCCCATGCATTCTGCCTTGGTCCGTCGTATCGGTAGTGGGAGCAGCGACCGTGCTGAGCTATGCGATCATAGCAGATTACTTTCCCATCGAAATCGCCGCGCGTGCCAATGGCGCGTTGAACCTGCTGCATTTCGGCTGGGCGTTCACAGTCCAATATGGGATCGGACTAATCGTTAACCTATGGGCGTCTCAAGATGGGCACTATCCCATGATCGCTTACCAGGCCGCGTTCGGTTTAAACCTCACAATTCAAGCGGCTGCATTGATCTGGTTCGCGCTGCCTTGGCTCAGAAACTTCGTCCCAGTTGCGAGATCGGACGTCCAAGTTAGCTTTGCGTCTGCGACGGCTGAAGGATCTATACTTGAGCCCTCTCAC